The Phyllopteryx taeniolatus isolate TA_2022b chromosome 4, UOR_Ptae_1.2, whole genome shotgun sequence genome includes the window AAACGCTGCAGAACCAGACATAAACTCTATTAAcgttcacattattacaactatttacGGAATTAGTTGATGAACTtacataaaacagcattttaaaaactTAACAACGTTGCTATGGCTTATGCGTAAATCTCTGATAGCGACCCACAATGTTTTAACGATGACGTCATCTAAAGTATtataatactgtaaatgtcGTGCCCAATCACGTGTTCATTAAAAATGCAACGCAGGTTTTATTCCACAGAAAGTGTCTTtaatattatgcacagttggaacattaGCACTGTccttaaataaatagaaaataaaaactatacttactgattcaaatcaaatgtattgcatGCTAAATATttgacctaaataaatgtttgaaaaaaacattcccaagtGATTAAATACAAAGATATTctgcttaaaagttaaatagaaaTGAATTGTACTTACCAAAAATactaaactgtatttaaaaaaattaaaattaaaataaaaagttgaaaaCGCTGTAACAACGTGCAGTTTGAACctttaccactagagggagcctgcactataccacactttgagaaccactcctctatcagaatcagaatcagaatcatctttatttgccaagtatgtccaaaacacacaaggaatttgtctccggtagttggagccgctctagtacgacaacaaacagtcaatttacagaacactttggagacatgaagacattgacaaaaaaaaaaaaaaaaaaaaaaaaaaacagtcactgagcagtaaagggttgctagttatctggtaatacattgttatgttgttgttttatacaTACATTCTTGTACATGTGACCCTCATTGTATACTATTTCAAAAATAGCTGAACCAGTAAAATCAtaactgaaataatataaatagcaaTAAGTTGGTGTTCTCCTTTGTTTAATTGCAAAGAAATAGAAGTACATCAAGAAAATCTTTATATTCAATCACCTTAATTACACCTGATTCCCTTAAAAGAAACAACAGCAATCAAGGAgattcacctgcactgtccagtatgcaggtatttattCCACACTCACACTGGTTAAATTtatggctaaaaagttactgaatctaTTTCAAGTCACTGAATcattctaaatgaaccaatatcgtccttTAATGGAATCAGCAACAACGAATCGTGATACAAAGTGAATCGTTACCCAAATGAATTTTTACACCCCTAAATAAAAcataagatattttttttttaaacatttttaaaatcttttaccGGTGAAAGGTTATTTCCAATTCTGTTGTTGCGATTGGATAGAGTCGTGTGCAACCTTATCCTGTCCaatccaactttatttgttAAGAACTGTCTAATGTGCTGAGGTAGTTTGCTGCTAGCACTAGCCGCTATGGCCACTGTGTTGCTCTGAGTCTTGTTGCGCGAgtagtcacatctctgtcgggtcaattatacattattcattcactcactgtagtagtctcgccactctgtaCTACTtggatatctgttgttgaccaatccTGGCccctcatgtgcttgagaagtatctgcagcatttgcacaatttacattgtTCTAGATTATCGCACTTCGAGTCACTTTGAACTGCatgcatttcttgaagtctctgatCCATTTGCaaaatggtcactgcaccagactattgttctattagtcatttcaaactgctctaaatttcTAGAGTACtcagcatcatttgcacaattgtcaaaaaaaaaaaaaaataaaaaaatttaaaaaaagtatcggcattaccacattacttttaaccttttattgctcagtgactgtttttttatgtttttacgtctcaaaagtattcactgtcaattaactgtctgttgtcgtactagagcggctccaactaccggagacaaattccttgtgtgtttttgacatacttggcaaataaagatgattcctattctgattctgattctgattaggcCACCgggcatttgttttgttttttttccaaagtacagtacctcattccaaaaatgcagccctatggggggcacaagtcagtgcaaactgtaggccggtcccaagcccggataaatgcagagggttgcgtcaggaagggcatccggcttaaaaccttgccaaacaaatatgagcgttcatccaaagaattccataccggatcggtcgtgccccgggttaacaacgtccgccaccggcgccgtcaacctgcagggcgctgttggaaattcagctactgtgggtcgaagtcgaagtcgaagaagaagaagaagaagaagaggtggaaagccggttcttcggcagaaagagaagaggaaaacacagagcctagaactgaatgtggggactttgaatgttgggactatgacaggaaaatctcgggagttggttgacatgatgattaggagaaaggttgatatattgtgtgtccaggagaccaggtggaaaggcagtaaggctagaagtttaggggcagggtttaaattattttaccatggtgtagatgggaagagaaatggagtcggggttattttaaaagaagagttggctaagaatgtcttggaggtgaaaagagtatcagatcgagtgatgaggctgaaatttgaaattgagggtgttatgtgtaatgtgattagtggctatgccccacaggtaggatgtgacctagaggtgaaagagaaattctggaaggagctagatgatgtagttctgagcatcccagacagagagagagtcgtaattggtgcagattgtaatggacatgttggtgaaggtaataagggtgatgaagaagtgatgggtaagtacggtatccaggaaaggaacttggagagacagatggtggtagactttgcaacaaggatgcaaatggctgtagtgaacacttttttccagaagaggcacgaacatagggtgacctacaagagcggaggtagaagcacacaggtggattacatcttgtgcagacgatgtaatctgaaggaggttaccaactgtaaggtagtggtaggggagagtgtggctagacagcataggatggtggtgtgtaagatgactctggtggtggggaggaaaattaggaagacaaaggcagagaagagaaccatgtggtggaagctgagacaggacgagtgttgtgcagcttttcgggaagaggtgatacaggctctcggtggacgggaagagcttccagaagactggaccactgcagccaaggtgatcagagaagcaggcaggagagtacttggtgtatcttctggcaggaaaggagagaaggagacttggtggtggaacctcacagtacaggaaatcatacaaggaaaacggttagctaagaagaagtgggacactgagaggaccgaggagaggcgaaaggaatacattgagatgcgacacagggcaaaggtagaggtggcaaaggcaaaacaagaggcatatgatgacatgtatggcaggttggacactaaagaaggagaaaaggatctatacaggctggccagacagagggatagagatgggaaggatgtgcagcaggttagggtgattaaggatagagatggaaatatgttgactggtgccagcagtgtgctaggtagatggaaagaatacttcgaggagttgatgaatgaggaaaatgatagagaagggagagtagaagaggcaagtgtggtggaccaggaagtggcaatgattagtaagggggaagttagaaatgcattaaagagaatgaaaaatggaaaggcagttggtcctgatgacattcctgtggaggtatggaagcatctaggagaggtggctgtggagtttttgtccagcttgttcaatagaattctagtgcgtgagaagatgcctgaggaatggaggaaaagtgtactggtgcccatttttaagaacaaagaaaaatgaggctacagggagaagagatgccaagggtagaggactttaaatacttggggtcaaccgtccagagcaatggtgagtgtggtcaggaagtgaagaaacgggtccaagcaggttggaacgggtggaggaaggtgtcaggtgtgttatgtgacagaagagtctctgctaggatgaagggcaaagtttataaaacagtggtgaggccagccatgatgtatggattagagacagtggcactgaagagaaaacaggaagcagagctggaggtggcggaaatgaagatgttgaggttcgctctcggagtgaccaggttggataaaattagaaatgaactcatcagagggacagccaaggttcgatgttttggagacaaagttagagagagcagacttcaatggtttggacacgtccagaggagagagagtgagtatattggtagaaggatgatgaggatggagctgccaggcaagagagctagaggaagaccaaagagaaggttgatggatgttgtgagggaagacatgatggcagttggtgttcgagaggaggatgccggagataggct containing:
- the LOC133477364 gene encoding uncharacterized protein LOC133477364, which codes for TLNVGTMTGKSRELVDMMIRRKVDILCVQETRWKGSKARSLGAGFKLFYHGVDGKRNGVGVILKEELAKNVLEVKRVSDRVMRLKFEIEGVMCNVISGYAPQVGCDLEVKEKFWKELDDVEVKKRVQAGWNGWRKVSGVLCDRRVSARMKGKVYKTVVRPAMMYGLETVALKRKQEAELEVAEMKMLRFALGVTRLDKIRNELIRGTAKVRCFGDKVRESRLQWFGHVQRRESEYIGRRMMRMELPGKRARGRPKRRLMDVVREDMMAVGVREEDAGDRLSWKRM